A section of the Prochlorococcus marinus XMU1402 genome encodes:
- the prmC gene encoding peptide chain release factor N(5)-glutamine methyltransferase: protein MLCISVKEFLFWKKKQLSKGGDKQSFALLLDCIGGISSVDLNLLNINPEGNLYLKKNLNFLESVWEEHLLNSHPIQYLCGIVFWRNLKLKVTNKVLIPRPETELIVDIVFKLFTKKSQKIFFAELGTGSGAISIALALEYPLWDGVATDIDQDVLKVATENYIKASRQSNLKFYCGNWWTPLERFKGELDLVIANPPYIPKNTYEELPKEVKNFEPKIALLGGEDGLKHIREIIQKAPLFLKKNGWLILENHFDQGESVKQLLFENKFTSIEIVNDLSGIGRFTIGRYK from the coding sequence ATGCTTTGTATTTCTGTAAAAGAATTTTTATTTTGGAAAAAAAAGCAACTCTCTAAAGGAGGAGATAAACAATCATTCGCTCTTTTACTTGATTGTATAGGCGGAATATCCTCTGTTGATCTAAACCTGCTAAATATAAATCCTGAGGGAAACTTATATTTAAAAAAAAACTTAAACTTTTTAGAATCTGTTTGGGAAGAACATTTATTAAATTCTCACCCAATTCAATATCTCTGTGGAATAGTTTTTTGGAGGAATTTAAAACTAAAAGTTACAAATAAAGTTCTTATTCCTAGACCAGAGACCGAATTGATAGTTGATATCGTATTCAAGTTATTTACGAAGAAATCACAAAAAATATTTTTTGCAGAATTAGGAACTGGATCAGGAGCTATAAGCATCGCTTTAGCACTAGAATATCCACTATGGGATGGAGTAGCAACTGATATAGATCAAGATGTACTAAAAGTAGCAACTGAAAATTATATAAAAGCCTCTAGACAATCAAATTTGAAATTTTACTGCGGAAATTGGTGGACCCCACTTGAAAGATTTAAAGGAGAATTAGATCTCGTTATTGCAAACCCGCCATATATTCCTAAAAATACTTATGAAGAATTACCCAAAGAGGTTAAAAATTTTGAACCAAAAATTGCCTTATTAGGAGGTGAAGATGGTTTAAAACACATTAGGGAAATAATTCAAAAAGCACCATTATTTTTAAAAAAAAACGGATGGTTGATTTTAGAGAATCATTTTGATCAAGGTGAATCAGTAAAACAATTACTTTTTGAAAATAAATTTACATCAATAGAAATCGTGAATGATCTTTCAGGTATTGGTAGGTTTACGATTGGGAGATATAAATAA
- a CDS encoding L-threonylcarbamoyladenylate synthase, which translates to MNLVDRESALKTLKSGLPIIFPTDTLPAIGCLPKFSNTIYKFKKRDKNKPLILMGSEQKQLIDYVHESAKEDYEKIASTYWPGALTMIIPSSEKQALMLTSKDLTLGLRIPNSHMAQSLIEETGPLLTSSANISGFTGSMTVEGIAFDFPTLKILGPIPWEKSSCKASTIISWKKSGKWRMIREGEVLVKELY; encoded by the coding sequence ATGAATTTAGTAGACCGCGAATCAGCTTTAAAGACTCTTAAAAGTGGTTTACCTATTATTTTTCCTACAGATACTTTACCTGCAATTGGATGCCTGCCAAAATTTTCAAATACTATTTATAAGTTTAAAAAAAGAGATAAAAATAAACCCTTAATTCTTATGGGATCAGAACAAAAACAATTAATCGATTATGTTCACGAATCAGCAAAAGAAGATTACGAAAAAATAGCTTCAACTTATTGGCCTGGAGCTCTGACAATGATTATTCCTTCTTCAGAAAAGCAGGCTTTAATGCTTACAAGCAAAGATCTTACACTTGGTTTAAGAATCCCAAATTCACATATGGCTCAGTCTCTTATAGAAGAAACAGGACCATTATTAACTTCAAGCGCAAACATCTCAGGTTTCACAGGGTCAATGACAGTTGAGGGAATTGCTTTTGACTTTCCTACTCTAAAAATTTTAGGACCCATTCCATGGGAGAAAAGTAGTTGTAAAGCCAGTACAATAATATCTTGGAAGAAAAGTGGCAAATGGAGGATGATTAGAGAAGGAGAAGTATTAGTTAAGGAATTGTATTAA
- the minD gene encoding septum site-determining protein MinD encodes MAENSRTILICSGKGGVGKTTLTANLGIALANSGATTAVLDADFGLRNLDLLLGLENRIIYTAQDVLDKNCRLEQALVRHKKEPNLALLPAGDPRMLEWMKPEDMKKISELLSEKFDYVLVDCPAGVEDGFKNALAACKEAIVVTNPELSAVRDADRVIGILNTSDIEPIQLVINRVRPNMMASQEMLSIEDVQGILSLPLLGIVLEDEQVIISTNRGEPLTLTDSSSPAKKCYLNVSQRLSGKDVPIIDPKNEGKSLKDKFMRLMQIRVF; translated from the coding sequence TTGGCGGAAAACTCTCGCACAATACTAATTTGTTCAGGAAAAGGTGGGGTTGGCAAAACAACTTTAACTGCAAATTTAGGAATAGCCCTTGCCAATAGCGGAGCAACTACGGCTGTATTAGATGCTGATTTCGGATTGAGAAACTTAGATCTTCTTTTAGGATTAGAAAATCGTATTATCTATACAGCTCAAGATGTTCTAGACAAAAATTGTCGTCTTGAACAAGCTCTGGTCAGGCATAAAAAAGAGCCTAATTTAGCTCTTTTACCTGCTGGAGATCCTAGGATGTTGGAATGGATGAAGCCCGAAGATATGAAAAAAATTAGTGAGCTTCTTAGCGAAAAGTTTGACTATGTTTTGGTTGATTGTCCTGCTGGTGTAGAGGACGGTTTTAAGAATGCCCTTGCAGCCTGTAAAGAAGCAATTGTAGTTACCAACCCGGAATTATCTGCAGTACGTGACGCCGATAGAGTAATAGGAATTCTTAATACTTCAGACATTGAACCTATTCAACTTGTAATCAATAGAGTCCGCCCTAATATGATGGCTAGTCAAGAGATGCTATCTATCGAAGATGTTCAAGGAATTCTTTCGTTGCCCTTACTAGGCATTGTTTTAGAGGATGAACAAGTAATAATAAGTACAAATAGAGGAGAGCCATTAACACTTACAGATAGTAGTTCTCCTGCAAAAAAATGTTACTTGAATGTTTCTCAAAGACTTTCAGGTAAGGATGTTCCAATTATTGATCCCAAAAATGAAGGGAAAAGTCTGAAAGATAAATTCATGAGATTAATGCAAATTAGGGTTTTTTAA
- the minE gene encoding cell division topological specificity factor MinE, with translation MMTLRDLINKLLGRETASANTARERLQLVLAHDRVDMSSLTTDLLDKMRKEILDVVAKYVEIDFEEVAVSLETEDRMTALVANLPIKRTISGEIKFKKNDKIGKNDKDIKK, from the coding sequence ATGATGACTCTCAGAGACCTTATAAACAAATTACTAGGAAGAGAAACGGCTAGTGCTAATACCGCTAGAGAAAGATTACAACTTGTACTGGCTCATGACAGAGTTGATATGAGTTCTTTAACAACTGATCTTTTGGATAAAATGAGAAAAGAAATTCTTGATGTTGTCGCTAAATATGTAGAAATTGATTTTGAAGAGGTAGCGGTAAGTTTAGAAACCGAGGATAGAATGACTGCATTAGTTGCCAATTTACCGATTAAAAGAACTATTTCAGGAGAAATAAAATTCAAAAAAAACGACAAAATTGGAAAAAACGATAAAGATATCAAAAAGTAA
- a CDS encoding septum site-determining protein MinC, with product MEIVITSLDNKYLEILSFENWDNFNEIFKKISSIKGPLEAKIFVINDSISSHQLSILKKIFDKINNCSMRIYSNNRNTVLAGRSQKIDTNFVNEHEIKNNMFLFNSKKKEDILHEGTVRSGDRISSNGNLCIIGDVNPGAIVSAKNNIYVWGKLLGIAFAGRGGNNKSSISSLYLRPLQLRIADIIAIGPKDKPQNSYPEIAVVDNQTIIIKPYIIETRN from the coding sequence ATGGAAATTGTTATTACTAGTCTTGATAATAAATATTTAGAAATTTTATCTTTTGAAAATTGGGACAATTTCAATGAAATTTTTAAAAAAATTTCTTCGATTAAAGGACCCCTAGAAGCAAAAATTTTCGTAATAAACGACTCAATAAGTTCTCATCAATTATCAATATTGAAAAAAATTTTTGATAAAATTAATAATTGTTCTATGCGTATTTACTCAAATAATAGAAATACAGTACTAGCTGGAAGGTCTCAAAAAATAGATACAAATTTTGTTAACGAACATGAGATTAAAAATAATATGTTTTTATTTAATTCAAAAAAGAAAGAAGATATTCTTCATGAAGGAACTGTAAGATCAGGAGATAGAATATCTTCAAATGGAAATCTATGTATAATTGGAGATGTCAATCCAGGGGCCATAGTTTCCGCTAAGAACAATATTTACGTTTGGGGTAAATTACTCGGCATCGCCTTCGCAGGGAGAGGTGGAAATAATAAGTCCTCTATTTCATCACTTTATTTAAGACCTTTACAATTAAGAATTGCAGACATTATCGCTATCGGGCCAAAAGATAAGCCCCAAAATTCTTACCCTGAAATTGCAGTAGTAGATAATCAAACAATAATTATCAAGCCCTACATAATAGAAACCAGAAATTAA
- a CDS encoding HD domain-containing protein, whose protein sequence is MNIQRIFHDPIHKEIVFDSGKPEELMIMELIDTIAFQRLRRIKQLGAASLLFHGAESSRFTHSIGVFCIARRIFKRLIEIKSSFCENKFALYGAALLHDLGHGPLSHTSEAIFDHDHEKWSQNLVKNYPPINSILKKYDDKLPRQIGELFESKQIFSKPLKTLISSEIDCDRLDYLLRDSYNTGTKYGLVDLERIISALTFSPDGNIAIKPKGIIAIEHFLVLRNLMYRTIYNHRINEISTWILEKIIYIIKNNYKKNIWLDESLYKWIFCPDKIDFDDFIKNDDITFYYHLIRWKDESFEPLSTLCKIFIDRDLLKASDISFLSRIKRLEILAFAKKLCESNNYDSEIFCGIKERSFNGFESNNSLKIWDGTYQSSLENSSELIKTLIKSEESSFIIYPGLIKNEIQNQISLLKNHT, encoded by the coding sequence ATGAATATTCAAAGAATTTTTCATGATCCAATTCATAAAGAAATAGTTTTTGATTCAGGAAAGCCAGAAGAATTAATGATCATGGAATTAATTGATACAATCGCTTTTCAAAGGTTAAGAAGAATAAAACAACTTGGGGCGGCATCATTACTCTTTCATGGTGCAGAATCGAGTAGATTTACTCACTCAATTGGAGTATTTTGTATCGCAAGAAGGATATTTAAGAGATTAATTGAGATTAAATCTTCATTTTGTGAAAATAAATTTGCACTATATGGAGCCGCTCTATTACATGATTTAGGTCATGGACCTTTAAGCCATACCAGTGAAGCAATATTCGATCATGATCATGAAAAATGGTCTCAAAACTTAGTTAAAAATTATCCTCCAATAAATTCAATACTCAAAAAATACGATGACAAATTACCAAGACAAATTGGGGAATTATTTGAATCAAAACAAATATTTTCAAAACCTTTAAAAACATTGATTAGCAGTGAAATTGATTGTGATCGTCTAGATTATCTTTTACGTGATAGTTACAACACAGGTACCAAATATGGCTTAGTAGATCTAGAAAGAATTATTTCGGCTCTTACTTTTTCCCCTGATGGAAATATAGCAATCAAGCCAAAAGGAATTATCGCAATTGAACATTTCCTAGTACTAAGAAACTTAATGTATAGAACTATCTATAACCATAGAATAAACGAAATATCAACATGGATTCTAGAAAAAATAATCTACATAATAAAAAATAATTATAAAAAAAATATTTGGTTAGACGAATCACTTTATAAATGGATATTTTGCCCTGACAAGATAGATTTTGATGATTTTATAAAAAATGATGATATAACCTTTTATTACCATTTGATTAGATGGAAAGATGAATCTTTTGAACCGCTTTCTACACTATGCAAAATATTTATTGATAGAGATTTGTTGAAGGCATCAGACATAAGTTTTTTAAGTAGAATAAAAAGACTAGAAATACTTGCATTTGCAAAAAAATTGTGCGAATCCAACAATTATGATTCTGAAATTTTTTGTGGTATTAAGGAAAGATCTTTTAATGGTTTTGAATCTAATAATTCATTAAAAATATGGGATGGCACTTATCAAAGTTCATTAGAAAATAGTTCTGAATTAATAAAAACTTTAATCAAATCTGAGGAGAGCTCTTTTATTATTTACCCAGGATTGATCAAAAATGAAATTCAAAATCAAATTTCTTTGTTAAAAAATCATACATAG